A stretch of DNA from Ferviditalea candida:
CCCGTCCGAGGTGAAAAAATTTCTTCAATCGCTCTACTTCGATCAGTTGACGACTCATGCCATCCCCCTTGCTTGGGCGAGCGGATGATGCAGCCAGCATTTGGCTTGATGTGTGATGCTTAAATCGAACATATCCGGTTCGCTGCGCTCGCAAATGTTCATGGCTTGCTCGCAGCGGCCGCAAAATTCGCACCCGGCGGACAATCGGCTCATATCGGGAGGATTTCCGAATATGGGCATTAGCGGCTCGTCCTTGTTTTGCTCCAAGCGCGGAATCGACCGCAGCAGCGCTTTAGTGTAGGGATGCTGCGGATTTTCGAGAATTTCCCGCTTCGTTCCGGTTTCCACAATCTTGCCTGCATACATCACCAACACCCGGTCGCAGAGGGCGGCGACCACGCTCAGATCGTGCGTAATCAAAAGAATCGAGATGTTCAGACGCTGCTGCAGATCCTTCATCAGTTGCAGAATCTGCGCTTGAACCGTCACATCCAGCGCGGATGTCGGTTCATCGGCGATCAGCAGGCTCGGATTGCAGGCTGCAGCGATGGCGAGATTTACCCGCTGCTTCATTCCGCCGGAAAGCTCGTGCGGATACTGTTTGAACCGCACCTCGGGATTGGCTATGCCGACAGCGGTCAGCATTTCCATCGTCCGATCCCGCGCCTCTCCCGGATTCAAATGCCCGTGCTTGATCAAACCTTCCGCAATCTGCCGGCCGACCGTCATGGTCGGATTAAGGGAAGCCGCCGGATCCTGAAAAACCATCCCGATCTCCCTGCCGCGGATGCTTTCCATCTCCTTTTCCGTCAAGGATAATAGATCCTGATCCCCAAAGGTGACGGTGCCTTGCTTGATCTTTCCGGAAGGGATCGGAATCAGCCGCATCAGAGCCTGCGCGGTGACGCTCTTGCCGTTTCCCGACTCGCCGACGATGCCCACGGCCTCCCCTCTATTCACATGGAAGCTTACTCCGCGCACCGCATGCACTTCATCCCCGCCCGCGCCAAACGATACGTGCAAATCCTTCACTTCAAGGATCGGCTGCATGGAAACCCCTCCTTTTTATCGTGATTTCGGGTCAAACGCTTCCCGCAAGGCATCCCCGAACGCGTTGAACGCAAACATCGTCAAGCTGATGAGGAGAGCCGGAAACAGCATCCGCCAAGGGTAAATATTAAATCCGGACCGCGCGTCGCTGATCATCGTCCCCCAGGAAGCGGCGGGCGCTTGAACGCCTAGCCCGAGAAAGCTGAGAAACGCCTCCGTAAAAATGGCGGAAGGCACAGTCAGCGCCAGCGTTGCGATGATCGGACCGGCGGCATTAGGAAGGAGATGACGAAATAACAGACGGAAAGAACCGGCCCCCAGAGCGCGGGAAGCGATGACAAATTCCCGGTTTTTCAAGTCCATGATTTGACCGCGGACGATCCATGCCATTTGGACCCATCCCGTCATGCTGATAGCGGCAATCATCGTCCACAAACCGGGAGGCATCACGACCAGCAGCAGAACAACCACCAGCATATATGGAATCGAGTACAGAATTTCCGATACCCGATTCATCGTCTCATCCACTTTCCCCCCATAGAACCCCATCACCCCGCCGTAAACGACACCGATGATCAAATCTATCAATGCGGCAGCTATCCCGACGAACAGGGAAATCCGCCCGCCCTTCCAGGTGCGCGCCCACATATCGCGGCCCAGATCGTCGGTTCCAAACCAGTGCTCCGAAGACGGGGCGGCATTCGTCAGATGCAGATCATTCGTTGCATCATCATACTTCGACATCACAGGTCCCAAAAGCGACAGCAGCGCCACGACGATCATGATCCAGAGAGCCGCCGTCGCCTTTTTATTGCTTTTCAGCCTGATCCAAGCGCTTTTCCGGCAGCCGGGATCGATCCGTCCGGTCTGTTCCTCAATCGGCTTGCCCGGTTTGAGCGGACGAAAATCTTCACTGTTCAGCCGTCCGGTCGCCGAATTGTGCTTGAAGTCGTTCATCTGGAGCTCTCCTTTCCGCCGGAGAGCTTTATCCGGGGATCAACCCACATATAGGCAGCGTCCGTCAAAAATCTGGCGGCCATTAGAACAGCGGCATAAAATATCGTAATTCCCATAATGACCGGATAATCCCGGTTGCTGATACTGTAAACAAAATACTTGCCGAGCCCGCCGATTCCGAACATGCTTTCCACAATTACGGAGCCTGTGATTACATTGGCCGTCAGCGGTCCGAAATAGCTCAGCACCGGCAGCAGCGCATTGCGGAGGGCATGCCGATAGGCGATCACTGTCCGGTTCAATCCTTTGGCCTTTGCCGTTCGGATGAAGTCGGCATTCAGCACTTCGAGCATGCTCGCTCGGGTAAGCCGCGCTATGAAGGCAGTAGGAAGCGCAGCCAGCGTTATCGTCGGAAGCACATAATCAATCGGATTGCGCAAACCGGCCACGGCAAACCAATGAAGCTTCACGCCTAGATAATATTGAAAAATTGACGCCAGAACGAAACTGGGAACAGACAGCCCGATAACAGCGAAAATCATGATGGCGGTATCAACGGCTTTGCGGTGATGCAGCGCCGCTGCCATTCCGAACCATACCCCAATCACTGCCGAAACGATCAAAGCTCCGACGCCCAATTCAAATGAAGGAACAAAGGAATCGCCGATAATCTGATTGACCGACTGGTACTGCTGCTTCATCGACATCCCCAAATCGCCGTGAAGAATATGCCCCAAATAAATCCAATACTGCTCCCAAACCGGCTTATCCAGTCCGTAATGCGCGTACAAGTGGGCCCGCACCTGATCGGGCACCTGTTTCGCCGAGCTGAAAGGATCTCCGGGAATGGCTTTCATCAGAAAGAATGTGGCTGTGATGAGAACAAATAAGGAGAGAAGCATCGATAGAAACTTTCGCAGCAACAATTCAGGCAAACCCCGCACCCCTTTGCTTCGCATATTCCGAGAGGAAGACGGCCATACAAGGACTGCCGTCAAAAATAATCGAGGTATATATGGCCTCACCACATATACCTCGGATACGAGCTTTTTGTCGCTTGGCGTAATTACTTGGCAAAATACCCTTGAGTAAAATGAATATTGCCCTGCCAATCGATGTAGACATCCTTCACTTTCTCGTTTTGCTGCCACAAGCTCGCATAATAGTAAATCGGAATGACGACCATTTGGTCCGCGATCAAAAGCTTCTCTGCCTGCGCCAGCTCATCGAGACGCTTTTTGGTGTCCGTTTCATGGGAAGCGTCTTTTATCAGCTTGTCATACTCGGAATTGGAGAAGCCGGTCGCGTTGTTGCCGCTGCCGCTCGTAAAAATGTCCAAGAAGGTGTTCGGATCATCGTAATCGGCGAACCAGCCCGCAGTTGCGATTTGATAATTTTTGCTTTGCAGCGTTTCGAGAAATACTTTCCATTCCTGATTTTGCAGCTTCACGTCTATTCCCAAATTTCGCTTCCACATATCGGCGATTGCCTCGGCGATCTTTTTGTGGTTTTCACTGGTCGTGTAGCTCAGCGTGATCTCCGGAAGCTTGTCCAGACCTTCATCCTTCAAGCCCTCGGCAAGCAACTGCTTGGCTTGCTCCGCATCTTCCTTGAAATAACCGCTTTCCGGATGCTCCTCGCGGAACGTTTGCCGATCGCCGGCAATTCCCGGAGTCACAAACCCGAATGCCGGAATTTGTCCACCCTTCGTAACATTCGCTACCAGCTCCTCACGATTGATGGACATGGATAATGCCTTGCGGATTTTGGCATTGTCGAACGGTTTTTGTGTGACATTGAACATATAATAGTAAATGGAAGCTTGTCCCTGCGTGTGCAGCGAGCCGTCTGTCTTCAGCTTCGGAATCAGGTCGGTTGGAATTTCGCCGGTCGGCGTACCGTTCCAATCCAACTGCCCCGCTTCGAACATGCTGGCCGACGTGGATGCTTCCCCGATCATCGACATGTCCACCTCTTGCATTTTTACTTTCGAGGCTTCGAAATATTTCGGATTTTTCTTCAATACGATCGAATCGTTATGCTTCCATTCGGCAAGCAGGAACGGACCGTTCGTGACAATCGTGCCTGCATCAGACGCCCATTCACCGCCGCTTTCCACGGACTTCTTGTTCAACGGCATGTAGGCAACGGATGAAGTCAGGCTGATAAAATACGGAGTCGGGGCAGCCAAGGTGACGATCAGGGTGTGGTCATCCGCCGCTTTGACGCCGATCGAATCGGGATCCGCAGTTTTGCCGGCGTTATAATCTTCGGCGCCTTTCAAATAATATAGCTGGGATGCGTTAGGAGAGGCAATTTCCGGGTTCAGGACCCGCTTCCATGCGAATTCGAAGTCTTGGGCGGTAACAGGCTGATCGTTGCTCCATTTCACATCGTCGCGGAGATGGAAGGTATATGTCACCTGATCGCCGGATATATCCCAGCTTTTGGCAACTGCAGGAACCGGTTTACCCTCCTTATCCAAGCGGGTAAGCCCTTCAAAAATCGCCCATAGAACGGTAAAGGATACGTTGTCCTGGGCCATTCCCGGGTCCATAGTCGGCGGTTCCGTCCCAAGATTCATTCTGAAAACCTGCCGATCCGCCATTCCTTTTCCCGAACCGGCGCCGCAACCGGACAAAACCAGACTTGCAGCGAATGTCAAGACCATTGACAGGAGTAAGCCGCGCTTGAACCCCTTGTACATAACATTGCCCCCTTAGAAAGGATGTGGAATTAGATCGGTCGGCTGGTCTACCTAGGCAGCCTGGACGCTTTGCACAAGGATGATCACCACAAAAATCAAATAGCAGACACTCAACGCGAGAAAGCTTATTCTCCATACCGCGCGCATGATCCGTTTCGGATCGGCCTTGCCGTATTTCCTGTTTTGGGCGCTCCCCAATAGTCCTCCCCCAAGCAGCAACAAAAGCGCAATCAGCCAAAAGCCTTTGATGCTGATGGAAAAAAGCTTGTCCATCATGACCGAAACGGAGCCGACCAGCAGAAAGGTGGTGATGTCAACAGACAGGGCGGTCGCTTTTTTGCGGTCCCTCGATACCCATATAACCAAAAACCAAATAATGACAAAAGAAATGAAGGGAACCACAGCAAAAAACGCGTAAATCTGCATGAACCATTGCCAAAGCCATTGCATAACATCAGCACCCGCTTCCGGATGTTTTCCTCAAGGACGCTCAATCATTCCGCTCTCTGATACGGATTTTTCTTGTCCTTTAACCAGGTGATACACTGTTTCGTGAGTGGGAACGTTAATTCCGTTGTCATGCGCTAATCGGATAATGCTGCCGTTGATCCAATCCACTTCCGTTTCCCTTCCATTGACCAGATCTTGAAGCATCGATGAAGAGTTCTCTGCAGTCAACAGGCATACTTCAAGAAGGCGTTCCCACAGTTGGCCGTCCAATTCGATTCCCTGCGTTTCCGCCACGCTGCGTCCTTCATCCAACAGTTGCTTCATTATGCTTAAATAATGGGGAGAAGAAAGCAGTTCCCCGTTCTTCACCCGCAGGATGGCTGTTAACGGATTGATGACAGCATTAACCAACAATTTATTCCATACTATACTATTCGTATTGTTCGACAAAGCCGCCTTAAATCCTGCATTATTTAGCAAATTTATGAGAGTCTCCGCGCTTTCGGTTTCGTTAATCGGAATACGGTCTTTTCCAATCCAGGTTATACCCTTGCCCGTGTGTTCCACTATGCGGGGAGATGTTTTTCGGGCCGCCTCGGTGGTGACGGAAACGTAAATTTGATCGGGCTCAAAATATTCCGCAAGCCGTTCTGCGTGACCGATGCCGTTTTGAAAGCACAGCAGCTTGGTCTTCGTGCCCGTAATCCTTTTCATTCCTTCCATCAGCGAAACGCTGATGTCTTTTTGCTTGACCATGAGAAACAGCCAATCCGCTTCAACAGCGTCTGCTTCCGCTGCCTGCGTCTTGTCCAAAGCATCGCAGCGCATTCGGAAGATTCCTCGATTTTCCCGATCGAACCATTCGATTCCGAGTCTTTGAATCATTTGTGCCTGTTCATCCGTACGAGTAAACAAATGTAAACGCGCCAAAGGAGACAGTTTCGCCGCAAACAGCATTCCCAGCGAGCCTGCCCCCACAACATGAATGTCCAAGTTTTTCACCTGCCGATTTTTGTCCGGTTCATTTGATCCGTTAACTGTTGCACCTCACCTCACTATACCATGTCCCGCCAAAATGAAAAAGATCCCCAGCCTTTGCTTGACAGGGATCTTCCGCCTGAATTCATGAAATCCGAATTTATTCAATTCTTTCAAGATTTCCGTTGGCATCCATTTTGAACCGCGGTTTGTTATTGTCGTCCTCCTCAACAAGCAAGGCCATTTTTCGCGCCCGGTCCATAATCTGAATAAGAGCCTTATAGTCGTCATTGACCACCCGGTAGTCGGTTTGTACATTGTTCACTTCTTTGAGCAATCTCTCATTCTCGCTTCTCAGTCTTTCAAGCTCTTCATCTTTTTCTTTCAACTCTTTTTCCAAGCCTCTAGTTTTCCTCGAATACTCCTGTACGGTTGCTTTCCACTGCCGTAAGAAACGGATGACCGCATCGATGGACAGCGATTCCTCAAACACCGAATCATGTTTGTCGTAGCCCGCTTCATCCTCGCCGAGTGTTGAGATTACCGCCATTTGCCGATTTGCGGCCAATTGTTTTTTCTGTTGATTGCGCTTTTGCCGTTGAGACTTGGCGATCTGAATGGCTGCTTCATATTTTTTTCGCACGCAGCTGTTCCAACGAAAACCGCATGCAGCCGCAGTTCTTCCAATCCGCTCTCCAACTTCTTCGAATGCGCCGAGCTGTGTGCCGCCTTCGCGAATATGCCTGAGTGTCACCTCGGCAAGTATCAAGTCGTCATCCGTACTCCACGCATCTTGTCTGGTTACTGCCATACGTCTGAAACCTCCTAATTATCATGATGAACTCCGGGTTCGGCCTATTTGGGTCTTTATTTATCTCTATGCCCATAGTAGATTTCATAGAATCTATTTCTTATACTACCTTGTATTTCCATTTTTTCATCCCCTCATACATAACATATCCACAATTGGGGTATACTGAACCTGCGCAAGAAAATATTTTCTAAAAAAATTCGTTTTTTCGTCACGTTCACCGTTTACGCGTTTGATTCGAAACGCTATAATTAGCTGTAGATTACTTACTGCTGTATAGGAAGGGGGACTCTTGCATGGGTATCAATGGCAAAATGTACCGTGTGCTCGGATTTTGGACGCTTGTCATCGCCCTGATGGCGCTTGCCGGCAATTTTAATGAAATGGCGCTGCTGTTCTTTTTTCAGACTGCCGCCTTTGTTCTTTTAGGATATATGAATTTATCCGAAAAGACCTATGTGCTTTTGTTCTGGGGGTACTTGATCCTTTCCTTTACCGGAATTACATACTGGTCTTTCTTTAAAATGCCGCTTTATTAATACGCTCCGCAAACAAAAGGGGCTGGCCTGGAAGCAGAACAACCTGCTGAGGGCCAGCCCTTTTTTGTTTTTAATTTTTACAAAAGGGATTTGACCCTTAAATAGATTGTTGAAAAACCCGAGTAGGAACGACATTTGCCTTTGCCGCGAGTTTTGGCCGTAAGAAAACTTTAGGCTGTCGAAAAATCCTGTCATTATGGGAATGTAGATCGATAGGGCTGGGGGGTATCTTCTGTAGAGACCTGGCGTTCGCCTTTGAAACCTGGAAAATACCGAAATGTCTAATCCAATTTCCTGGTTTCAAGAGCGACGGAAGAAGATACCCCCCACCCGACAAAAATACTTCATTTCATTCTCAGGGTTTCTCGTCAGTCTGAGTTTTCGTAAGAAAACTTACTTCGGGAGCGATACTTGAGGTTAGGCAGAGGTAAATTCGTTTCAGTACATTAGTTTTCAAGATCACCTATTAAGGGACAACCCCTTTTTTTGCACCAGCACCTTAAACAGTTCACTCATGCCGTCGCTGAGCAGCAGCTGCCGGATGGCCCTGTTTTTGCGGACAACCGGATGAAAGGGATCTGCAATCCGATGATCCTCAAGCTTTTCCAGAATACCGGAATCGAGCAGAAATTGTTTTTGCGTCCGCAGGCTCCACGCGTCCAGTCCGGCCTCCAAGCCGGCATGAATCAGCGCCGTAAAATTCACGTGCGCGGTCATATCCTGCTCACCGACGTGAGCGTAAGGACGATCGTTCGCCTGATGCTTTCTGTAGCACAGCAAGGTTCCGTTCATGCGGTGCGGCGCGAAAATTTCCTCCTGCACATCCCCGTAATCGATCGTAATCAGCACGCCCGACCTCATGGCATGTCCAATCTTGCGAATCCACTGCGGGGCTTCCAAATTGATCTCCGCAGCCTGTCCTTCCGACAGCCGTATTCCTTGTTCCTCCAAATGCTTCAGGACGGAGCTGTTCTCCAATTCCACCAGCGCTTGAGCAAACGTCTCCTGCCGCTCATCCCAACGGACATGAATTTCATAGAGCCTGCCCTCCTGAAGGCATATCCGGTGTACCGGGAATGCGTCCATCAGTTCATTTGAAAACACGATCGTTTCTTGGTAGGGTCCCCCTTGAAGCCACTCCTCCGCACCGAGGAATGTCACTTTGTCCGAAACCTCCGCCAATTCGTCTTCAAGCCGCCTTCTATGAAACGGACTCGATTCGATAATCGAATAATTCATTTTCTCATAAAAATCGGGATTGTCCGTTTGTATTTCCCGAATAATCTGGCCGGCCAGCCTGCCCGTTCCCGCTCCCCATTCCACTATGGACAGACGATCTGCAGACCATTGCTCGCGAGCCGTCCGGACGAAATAGCCGGCGAGCAGTTCTCCCATTATCCCGCCGATATTGGAGCTTGTATAAAAGTCTCCATCCTTTCCGATCTTGCTCCGTTCATTCTGATAATATCCGTATTCCGGCTGGTACAGGCACAAATTCATAAAATCGCGAAACGAAATCAAACGTTCCGGACTGCGAAGAATTTGCTCCCGGATATATTGGACCAGCTGGGGAACGCCGGAAGCGTTGGCAGATTCCATCACTTGCACCTCCATATGCAGATCGATCAAAGTTGGATATAATTTTGCATATTCGAATTAAAGACAAAGACGAGCCAAAGGATTATAATGAGATACGACACCCGAAACAGAAAGATAATTGTGAGAAGGAGAACCGCTGCAATGAACAAACTCATCATCGCGCTCGTAACCGCCGCGCTGCTCGCTCTCGCGGCCGCAGGCTGCACCGGCGGCAACGGGCTGAAGCAGGAAGTCATCCAAGCCTTTGATAAACAAAAGGATATGAACAGCTATCGATTTAGCGGGCAGACCGTTCTGCAAACGGACTATAAGCTTGCGAATCCGGATCGGCAGCCTTTGACCGCAGGCTTGTTCGAACTGTTGAAGCAGAGCACCCTTTCGTGGGAAGGCGTAGCCAGCAGGAACCCCGCAAGATTGGAAATGACATGGAAGATTACTCCCCAGGGACGCAATTCATCCATTGAAGTCCCCTTCATCGTGAAGGACGACAAAGCGTATTTCCACATTCCGTCCATTAATGCGGAGAATGAATATTTCGTGATGGATTTGCAAAAATCCCCGCAGGGCTCGCAGCTTGCGCTGACCCCTGAGATGCTGAATCAGGCTGCAGGATTGCCTTCATTCATTTTGAAATCATTGACTGAATCGATCAATCCCAATTGGTTTTCAGAGAAAAAAGACACTCAAGCGGACGCCCCAGCCGCAGGCAAATCCGTATCCATCGAGATCAAGCCGGAAAATTTCGGCGATTTCGTGAAGGATGTTATAAGCGTACTGCCCGACATAAGCGCCGAGCTGCAAAAAATCGGTTTGCCCGCTGCACAGCTGCAAAAATTGCCTGAGCGATTATCCTCCTCCGCCGACAGCATGCGGCTGAGACAACCGCTTACACTTACGGTGGCCCTGGACAAACAAGGATTTGTCCGCGGCGAAACGATCAATCTGGACCTTGCAATTAAGCAATCGGACGGAACCGAAACCCATGTGCAGCTTCAAAAGCAAACCAAGTACGATCAGATTAACGGGAATCCCGCCTTCAGCATGGAAATTCCGCAAAATACAAAGTCAATTGAAGATGTGCTGCGCCTGGTGAAATAACTCACCATCCCGTTCACTGAGCGCAGACGGCGCGGGAAGATTCCCCGCGTTTTTTTTGTCATTTTTTTGCCCCAAATATGATAATCTTAAACGAGAAGCCTATGGGGAGGCGTTGACGCTTGCATTATTCTCTTTCTCCGAAAAAAACGGCCAAGTCCTTGT
This window harbors:
- a CDS encoding ABC transporter ATP-binding protein, producing the protein MQPILEVKDLHVSFGAGGDEVHAVRGVSFHVNRGEAVGIVGESGNGKSVTAQALMRLIPIPSGKIKQGTVTFGDQDLLSLTEKEMESIRGREIGMVFQDPAASLNPTMTVGRQIAEGLIKHGHLNPGEARDRTMEMLTAVGIANPEVRFKQYPHELSGGMKQRVNLAIAAACNPSLLIADEPTSALDVTVQAQILQLMKDLQQRLNISILLITHDLSVVAALCDRVLVMYAGKIVETGTKREILENPQHPYTKALLRSIPRLEQNKDEPLMPIFGNPPDMSRLSAGCEFCGRCEQAMNICERSEPDMFDLSITHQAKCWLHHPLAQARGMA
- a CDS encoding ABC transporter permease; the encoded protein is MNDFKHNSATGRLNSEDFRPLKPGKPIEEQTGRIDPGCRKSAWIRLKSNKKATAALWIMIVVALLSLLGPVMSKYDDATNDLHLTNAAPSSEHWFGTDDLGRDMWARTWKGGRISLFVGIAAALIDLIIGVVYGGVMGFYGGKVDETMNRVSEILYSIPYMLVVVLLLVVMPPGLWTMIAAISMTGWVQMAWIVRGQIMDLKNREFVIASRALGAGSFRLLFRHLLPNAAGPIIATLALTVPSAIFTEAFLSFLGLGVQAPAASWGTMISDARSGFNIYPWRMLFPALLISLTMFAFNAFGDALREAFDPKSR
- a CDS encoding ABC transporter permease, yielding MPELLLRKFLSMLLSLFVLITATFFLMKAIPGDPFSSAKQVPDQVRAHLYAHYGLDKPVWEQYWIYLGHILHGDLGMSMKQQYQSVNQIIGDSFVPSFELGVGALIVSAVIGVWFGMAAALHHRKAVDTAIMIFAVIGLSVPSFVLASIFQYYLGVKLHWFAVAGLRNPIDYVLPTITLAALPTAFIARLTRASMLEVLNADFIRTAKAKGLNRTVIAYRHALRNALLPVLSYFGPLTANVITGSVIVESMFGIGGLGKYFVYSISNRDYPVIMGITIFYAAVLMAARFLTDAAYMWVDPRIKLSGGKESSR
- a CDS encoding peptide ABC transporter substrate-binding protein, which translates into the protein MYKGFKRGLLLSMVLTFAASLVLSGCGAGSGKGMADRQVFRMNLGTEPPTMDPGMAQDNVSFTVLWAIFEGLTRLDKEGKPVPAVAKSWDISGDQVTYTFHLRDDVKWSNDQPVTAQDFEFAWKRVLNPEIASPNASQLYYLKGAEDYNAGKTADPDSIGVKAADDHTLIVTLAAPTPYFISLTSSVAYMPLNKKSVESGGEWASDAGTIVTNGPFLLAEWKHNDSIVLKKNPKYFEASKVKMQEVDMSMIGEASTSASMFEAGQLDWNGTPTGEIPTDLIPKLKTDGSLHTQGQASIYYYMFNVTQKPFDNAKIRKALSMSINREELVANVTKGGQIPAFGFVTPGIAGDRQTFREEHPESGYFKEDAEQAKQLLAEGLKDEGLDKLPEITLSYTTSENHKKIAEAIADMWKRNLGIDVKLQNQEWKVFLETLQSKNYQIATAGWFADYDDPNTFLDIFTSGSGNNATGFSNSEYDKLIKDASHETDTKKRLDELAQAEKLLIADQMVVIPIYYYASLWQQNEKVKDVYIDWQGNIHFTQGYFAK
- a CDS encoding DUF3397 domain-containing protein, with the translated sequence MQWLWQWFMQIYAFFAVVPFISFVIIWFLVIWVSRDRKKATALSVDITTFLLVGSVSVMMDKLFSISIKGFWLIALLLLLGGGLLGSAQNRKYGKADPKRIMRAVWRISFLALSVCYLIFVVIILVQSVQAA
- a CDS encoding ketopantoate reductase family protein, with product MDIHVVGAGSLGMLFAAKLSPLARLHLFTRTDEQAQMIQRLGIEWFDRENRGIFRMRCDALDKTQAAEADAVEADWLFLMVKQKDISVSLMEGMKRITGTKTKLLCFQNGIGHAERLAEYFEPDQIYVSVTTEAARKTSPRIVEHTGKGITWIGKDRIPINETESAETLINLLNNAGFKAALSNNTNSIVWNKLLVNAVINPLTAILRVKNGELLSSPHYLSIMKQLLDEGRSVAETQGIELDGQLWERLLEVCLLTAENSSSMLQDLVNGRETEVDWINGSIIRLAHDNGINVPTHETVYHLVKGQEKSVSESGMIERP
- a CDS encoding RsfA family transcriptional regulator, translated to MAVTRQDAWSTDDDLILAEVTLRHIREGGTQLGAFEEVGERIGRTAAACGFRWNSCVRKKYEAAIQIAKSQRQKRNQQKKQLAANRQMAVISTLGEDEAGYDKHDSVFEESLSIDAVIRFLRQWKATVQEYSRKTRGLEKELKEKDEELERLRSENERLLKEVNNVQTDYRVVNDDYKALIQIMDRARKMALLVEEDDNNKPRFKMDANGNLERIE
- a CDS encoding DUF2626 domain-containing protein encodes the protein MGINGKMYRVLGFWTLVIALMALAGNFNEMALLFFFQTAAFVLLGYMNLSEKTYVLLFWGYLILSFTGITYWSFFKMPLY
- a CDS encoding class I SAM-dependent methyltransferase; this translates as MESANASGVPQLVQYIREQILRSPERLISFRDFMNLCLYQPEYGYYQNERSKIGKDGDFYTSSNIGGIMGELLAGYFVRTAREQWSADRLSIVEWGAGTGRLAGQIIREIQTDNPDFYEKMNYSIIESSPFHRRRLEDELAEVSDKVTFLGAEEWLQGGPYQETIVFSNELMDAFPVHRICLQEGRLYEIHVRWDERQETFAQALVELENSSVLKHLEEQGIRLSEGQAAEINLEAPQWIRKIGHAMRSGVLITIDYGDVQEEIFAPHRMNGTLLCYRKHQANDRPYAHVGEQDMTAHVNFTALIHAGLEAGLDAWSLRTQKQFLLDSGILEKLEDHRIADPFHPVVRKNRAIRQLLLSDGMSELFKVLVQKKGLSLNR